A single Ignavibacteriales bacterium DNA region contains:
- the nuoK gene encoding NADH-quinone oxidoreductase subunit NuoK, translating into MITLEHYLILSGFMFVTGVVGVLTRRNAIVVFMSIELMLNSANLTFVAYSSYLGNVIGQLFVFFVMAVAAAEAAVGLAILIAIYRNKATLNIDEINILKW; encoded by the coding sequence ATGATTACATTAGAACATTATCTTATTCTCAGCGGATTCATGTTTGTAACGGGTGTTGTTGGGGTGCTTACCAGAAGAAACGCTATAGTAGTTTTCATGTCCATTGAGCTGATGCTCAATTCCGCAAATCTGACTTTTGTGGCTTATTCTTCCTATCTGGGTAATGTAATAGGTCAGTTGTTCGTCTTTTTTGTAATGGCTGTCGCGGCAGCTGAAGCGGCAGTAGGTCTGGCTATCCTTATCGCTATATACAGGAACAAGGCTACCCTCAATATTGATGAAATAAATATCCTAAAGTGGTAA
- a CDS encoding NADH-quinone oxidoreductase subunit J produces MSLETILFYFFATICAVTAVLVVSRREPVISALFLVLNFAALAGIYVTLFAQFIAVVQVIVYAGAIMVLFLFVIMLLRPEKEKSIFSGNPTLQKLSIGVGVLVFAQLIYIIIAGTVSSGKSVAAEQRIRTGEVEFIGRELITNYLLPFEAIAFLLLAATIGALVISKKKFE; encoded by the coding sequence ATGAGCTTGGAAACTATTTTATTTTACTTTTTCGCAACGATATGCGCCGTTACAGCCGTGCTGGTTGTTTCAAGGCGTGAGCCTGTCATATCAGCATTGTTTTTAGTGCTTAATTTTGCTGCTCTGGCGGGCATTTATGTTACGCTTTTCGCCCAGTTTATTGCGGTTGTGCAGGTAATTGTGTATGCCGGCGCCATCATGGTGCTGTTTTTATTCGTGATTATGCTGCTCCGTCCTGAAAAAGAGAAGTCAATTTTCTCAGGCAACCCGACACTGCAGAAACTCTCCATTGGCGTGGGTGTGCTGGTTTTCGCTCAGCTGATATATATCATTATAGCAGGGACGGTATCATCAGGGAAGAGCGTGGCTGCTGAACAGAGAATCAGAACCGGTGAGGTTGAGTTTATCGGCAGGGAACTGATAACCAACTACCTGCTCCCTTTTGAAGCCATAGCTTTTCTGCTTCTGGCTGCAACGATCGGGGCACTGGTAATATCCAAAAAGAAATTTGAATAA
- the asnS gene encoding asparagine--tRNA ligase encodes MSKKISIKDLKNYVGQEIQVSGWLYNKRSSGKLRFLILRDGSGYLQCVYFKGNVTPEVFELTDKIGQESSITVTGKVKEEPRSPGGYELDATDVTVLHETHDYPITPKEHGVEFLMDKRHLWLRSSRQVAIMKIRHRIVKAIRDFFDERGFTLMDAPIITPAACEGTSTLFETEYFDLGKAYLTQSGQLYAEAGALALGKVYTFGPTFRAEKSKTRRHLTEFWMVEPEVAFNDLNDNMDLAEEFLEYIVQSVLNDRAEELKILERDITKLQSVVRPLPRISYDEAVEILHKEGLPFEYGNDLGATDETVISSKFDKPVMVHRYPSAVKAFYMKRDPENPNLALAVDVLAPEGYGEIIGGSQREESLDVLQERIKEHDLPMEAFEWYLDLRRFGSVPHSGFGLGLERTVAWICGLEHVRETIPFARMIYRNTP; translated from the coding sequence ATGTCTAAAAAAATATCTATAAAAGACCTTAAAAACTATGTCGGTCAGGAAATCCAGGTTTCCGGTTGGCTATACAATAAAAGGTCATCAGGTAAACTACGCTTTCTCATTTTACGCGACGGAAGCGGATACCTTCAATGCGTATATTTCAAGGGGAATGTTACCCCCGAAGTTTTTGAACTGACAGACAAAATCGGTCAGGAATCCTCAATAACCGTCACCGGTAAAGTTAAAGAAGAACCCCGCTCACCAGGCGGTTATGAACTGGACGCTACCGATGTCACCGTTCTTCATGAAACCCATGATTACCCGATAACCCCTAAAGAACATGGGGTTGAGTTTCTCATGGATAAAAGGCACCTCTGGCTGCGTTCAAGCAGGCAGGTGGCAATCATGAAGATCAGGCACCGCATCGTGAAGGCGATCAGGGACTTTTTTGACGAGAGGGGATTCACCCTGATGGACGCCCCGATAATTACCCCCGCAGCCTGCGAAGGAACCTCCACACTATTTGAAACTGAGTATTTTGACCTAGGAAAAGCGTATCTGACCCAGTCTGGTCAGTTGTACGCTGAAGCAGGTGCGTTAGCGCTTGGTAAGGTTTACACTTTCGGCCCCACATTCCGTGCAGAAAAATCCAAAACCAGAAGACATTTGACTGAATTCTGGATGGTTGAACCTGAAGTCGCATTTAATGATCTGAATGACAACATGGATCTGGCTGAAGAATTCCTGGAGTATATTGTTCAGTCTGTTCTTAATGACAGGGCTGAAGAACTGAAAATACTTGAACGTGACATTACAAAACTTCAGAGTGTTGTCCGCCCTCTTCCAAGAATTTCATACGATGAAGCAGTTGAGATTTTGCATAAAGAAGGATTGCCGTTTGAGTACGGAAACGATCTTGGCGCGACAGATGAGACCGTAATTTCCTCGAAATTTGACAAGCCGGTCATGGTTCACCGCTATCCTTCGGCGGTTAAAGCTTTTTATATGAAAAGAGACCCGGAAAATCCGAATTTAGCTCTTGCCGTGGATGTTCTTGCGCCTGAAGGTTATGGTGAGATCATTGGCGGAAGCCAGAGGGAAGAGAGTCTGGATGTGCTGCAGGAAAGAATTAAGGAACATGATCTTCCGATGGAGGCTTTTGAGTGGTACCTTGATCTGCGGAGATTCGGCTCAGTCCCTCATTCAGGTTTCGGCCTTGGTCTTGAACGGACTGTGGCCTGGATTTGTGGTCTGGAGCATGTGAGGGAAACAATTCCATTTGCAAGAATGATTTACAGAAATACTCCTTAG